In the genome of Bosea sp. ANAM02, the window TGAACAGCGCGACGGGCGCGATGCCGGCGATCAGCGCCGGCAGCGAGAGCAGCGTCACGGTGAGGAAGATCAGGACGGTCTGACCCTTGCCGGTGATGAGATCGACCTCGCGCAGCGCCTGCGTGACCCAGATGACGCCGGTCAGGCCGAGCAGCAGCACGATCGCCGCCACCGCCGCGATCTTCAGAATGTAGCGATCGAGGCGGTTGAGAAGCACGCGTCGGTTCCGGAGCTGGAGAGACTTGAGCCCTCCGAGGTGGTTCGTCGGACACACCCTATGGTATAGGCGCGGCGAGGGCGCAAACGGGAATCGTTTGCCGTCTGCCGTCAAATGTCCTTCCCCTGTCATTTTCGCAAGATTGTGAGCGGATCATGTCGCAGCGCCTGAAGCTGGAGATCAAAGCCCTGGATGCCGTCGAGGGGCAGGACATGGTGATCCTCGTCTCGGACGGTCTCGTCGTGCCCGGCGCGGCGCAGGAATGGGTCGGCGCGGGTGCGCAGGCGCTGCTGACGCGGGCCGCCGCGGCCGAGCGCTTCAAGGGCAAGGCGCTGGCCGGCCTGACGCTGCCGTCGCCGGAAGGAGCCGCCTATGAGCGGTTGATCGCCGTCGGAATCGGGCCCGAGGACGAGCGCGCCAAGCTCGATTTCGTCAAGCTGGGCGGCGCCATCGCCGGCCGGCTCGGCGCCGGGCGCAGCGCCGAGATCGTCCTGGCGCTGCCCGAGGGGGCGATCGAACCGAAGCAGGCCGCCGATATCGCGCTTGGCCTCAGGCTGCGCGCCTATGCCTTCGATCGCTACAAGACCAAGAGCAAGGACAAGGACAAGGACGAGGCCGAGCCGCTGACCGTCACGCTGCGCACGACCGATCCGTCCGCGCTCAAGAAGGCCGTGAAGATCACCGACGCTATCGCCGCCGGAGTCATCCAGGCGCGCGACCTCGTCAACGAACCGCCGAACGTGCTCTTTCCCGAGGAATTCGCCGACCGCGCCGCCAAGCTCGAGAAGCTCGGCGTCGAGATCGAAATCCTCGACGAGAAGGCGCTGAAGAAGATCGGCATGCGGGCGCTGCTCGGCGTCGGCCAGGGTTCGCGCCGCGAAAGCCGCGTCGCCATCATGCGCTGGAACGGCGCGAGGAAGGACGAGCAGCCGGTCGCTTTCGTCGGCAAGGGCGTGACCTTCGACACCGGCGGCATCTCGCTGAAGCCCGGTGCCGGCATGGAGGACATGAAGGGCGACATGGCGGGCGCGGCCTGCGTGGTCGGCCTGATGCAGGCGCTCGCCGGCCGCAAGGCCAGGGTCAATGCCGTCGGCGTGATCGGCCTCGTCGAGAACATGCCCGACGGCAATGCCCAGCGCCCCGGCGACATCGTCACCTCGCTCTCGGGCCAGACCATCGAGATCATCAATACCGACGCCGAGGGCAGGCTCGTCCTGGCCGACGTGCTCTGGTACACGCAGGAGCGCTTCCAGCCGCGCTTCATGATCAACCTGGCGACGCTGACCGGCGCGATCCTCGTCGCGCTGGCGCAGGAGAATGCCGGCCTGTTCAGCAACAATGACGAGCTGTCCGAGCGCCTGACGGCGGCCGGAATCGCCACCGGCGAGACGGTCTGGCGCATGCCGCTCGGCAAGGGCTACGACAAGATGATCGATTCGAAATTCGCCGACATGAAGAACTCGGCCGGCCGCTACGGCGGCTCGATCACCGCGGCGCAGTTCCTGCAGCGCCATGTCAACGACACGCCCTGGGCGCATCTCGACATCGCCGGAACCGGAATGGCCGCCGCGAATTCGGAGATCAACCGCTCCTGGGGGCCGGGCTGGGGCGTGCGCCTGCTCGACCGGCTCGTCGCGGATCATTACGAAGGCTGATTCGCTTTCTGCGGAGATGCCGGCAACCCGTTAGGATATAAGGCTTCGATGGCCGAGATCCTGTTCTTCCATCTGCAGTCTCGCCCGCTGGAGCAGGTCCTGCCGACGATCCTCGACCGCGCCCTGTCGCGCGGCCAGAAGGTCGTCGTCGAGGTCGGCGGCCAGGAGCGCCTGAGCGTGCTCGACGATCACCTCTGGACCTATGCCGACGAGAGCTTCCTGCCGCATGTGACGGCGCTGGAGGCCGATGCGCCGGGTAATCCGGTCGTGCTGACGACGCAGGCGCATAATCCGAACGCCGCGCAGGTCCGGATCTGCGCCGACGGGGTCCGCATTCCCGACGCAATGCAGGATTACGAGCGCGTCGTCCTGATATTCGATGGCGACGATCCCGAGGCGCTTGCCGCCGCCCGCGAGGATTGGAAGAAGGCCAGGGCCTCGGGCCATGCAGCCAGCTACTGGCAGCAGGACGAGGCCGGCCGTTGGGAGAAGAAAGCGTGAGACTGCCTGTTCTGTTGCTCTGCACCGCGGCCCTTGCCGGCTGCTCGGTCGATATGGGCGGCTTCGCCTTCCAGTCCGAAACCAAAGGCGGCGTCACCACGACCCGGACCGCCTCGGCCAGCGCCGGCATCTCGACGCAGGAGCCGGTCCTGACCCCGGAAGGCGAATGCAGCGTCGGCGCCTCGCTCGATCCTTCGACCCGCCCGCTGCCGAAGGAGATCGCGCCGGGCATCACCGAATGCGAACTGGTCAAGCTGAAGGGGACGCGCCCGACCGACGTGCTCGTCGGCGAGAGCGGCAAGGGCCAGCGCGAGGTCCAGGTGCTTTACTCAGAGCCAGGCGGGCGCGAGATTTACATGTTCACCGACAACCGCTTGAGCCGGATCGTGAAGCCCGGGCAGGGGTGAGGTAGCGGCGAGCTCGTCTTGGCGACGGGAGATGTCCGCTCTTCATGCATGGTCCTTGGCGCGACAGTTCTATCGAGAACCGTCATATTGCCGGATACGGTTCTTGCTGCCGAAAAAGAGTTCCTGCGGGTTTCGATTCAGATCGCGCAGCGTACGCTCGAATCCGGAAAGGGAGCGGCTTCCGTTCGATGTGAGTGTTTCGACCGCTTGAAGTCCGCTTCCCGTGAACTGGATGATCTTTGCAGCCGCTGCT includes:
- a CDS encoding leucyl aminopeptidase; protein product: MSQRLKLEIKALDAVEGQDMVILVSDGLVVPGAAQEWVGAGAQALLTRAAAAERFKGKALAGLTLPSPEGAAYERLIAVGIGPEDERAKLDFVKLGGAIAGRLGAGRSAEIVLALPEGAIEPKQAADIALGLRLRAYAFDRYKTKSKDKDKDEAEPLTVTLRTTDPSALKKAVKITDAIAAGVIQARDLVNEPPNVLFPEEFADRAAKLEKLGVEIEILDEKALKKIGMRALLGVGQGSRRESRVAIMRWNGARKDEQPVAFVGKGVTFDTGGISLKPGAGMEDMKGDMAGAACVVGLMQALAGRKARVNAVGVIGLVENMPDGNAQRPGDIVTSLSGQTIEIINTDAEGRLVLADVLWYTQERFQPRFMINLATLTGAILVALAQENAGLFSNNDELSERLTAAGIATGETVWRMPLGKGYDKMIDSKFADMKNSAGRYGGSITAAQFLQRHVNDTPWAHLDIAGTGMAAANSEINRSWGPGWGVRLLDRLVADHYEG
- a CDS encoding DNA polymerase III subunit chi, with product MAEILFFHLQSRPLEQVLPTILDRALSRGQKVVVEVGGQERLSVLDDHLWTYADESFLPHVTALEADAPGNPVVLTTQAHNPNAAQVRICADGVRIPDAMQDYERVVLIFDGDDPEALAAAREDWKKARASGHAASYWQQDEAGRWEKKA